Proteins from one Acropora muricata isolate sample 2 chromosome 9, ASM3666990v1, whole genome shotgun sequence genomic window:
- the LOC136929024 gene encoding uncharacterized protein isoform X1 — protein MALHSAGNFSDVVGPLSRISLDREGTRVLVVEETRNSGKESTLKKPHSFSPGKLHAATKGTRVRSHLEMAVRGDNQTSSSMNDALKHKILYTLKETPHACTLSDLQHSVAIGTKQESLIQCINQLEHSGKIKRVMSMPPMWGINEDSRKSDKEGEDFGMNELQAVGSNNKSDISKSDALEGGSNENVRYKKTAPCSGKHSEASKGNQKEVEKEECQVSQPQTVVPEHESNCSENDSRENAEVEEEQGGGPNEDNHENVLKEYPSKGDKALEVKADSCDGFCGMENNEHGPSSYGVRSDPLPRVTPASHRGSSAAVSFPGNQPSRGPPPPPTAQLYSTLMSQSRRQPAPVRMSHSTRQPRTFLRPPFAQELSRQAAPPPLMSAYVPRASQPSFPKSESRGNFQQPILTNPGPLQLKAARFPKQTDPLPRQIYRDDQETISFQRNQPEALGNQPNPPRSQSRASHGSLQQHAPTSVGHPQVNHSSSQGSGRIPPPPSANLYENLVKRGPQAVPTSSQNPLIASSRQPSRLSDLESKVIDFMKGHKKAIETLQLARQFGFQTKKQINPTLYKLQSIGLIYKVHDQPPTWKIRQEVSSLTFSGSGAGNSSEVPLDRKRTHSDTDDTVTVKRHNPSRSQDNPSGTSVPSHSVHEMSAPQESSMSRPSSGPWNLESSPQGYQGRQNDPPDVLSSVAYAAMNKNPVSALNEYVQKNRMDLSFETLATRPTFAVAAKINGKLYPAANARNLKEAKREAADFALRSLLGQGANVGRNDNTASLHISNPSASTLSKATTHFDRIAALSHNAFLQIAATIADKFAGRKVVACIIMKQGDEDSGKVVAVGTGNRCVTGERLSMEGNTVNDSHAEIVARRSLMRFFYRQLNSYHDGGESIFASKQGSCKLVLRDGVSFHLYISTAPCGDGALFTPREESSAVLSEHSKEHNPAFTSKQQGILRTKIEDGEGTIPIDPSDGIQTWDGLMRGKRLRTMSCSDKICRWNVLGLQGALLSHFLEPVYLSSLTLGYLYDHGHLSRAVCCRLQRNCDLNKQLPAPYHVNHPWLGCVTAYDPPRETEKTNNLSVNWSITDTSAEVTDGRTGACMTRTHKGPTPSRVCKASLYESFKEIAAKVGRQELVNAESYSDAKKMATAFQEAKWKLFEHFRSLKYGAWVSKPIEQEIF, from the exons ATGGCCTTGCACAGCGCTGGTAATTTTTCAGATGTTGTGGGACCCCTTTCACGAATTTCTCTGGATAGAGAGGGAACGC GTGTTCTGGTTGTAGAGGAAACCAGGAACTCAGGAAAAGAAAGCACTTTGAAAAAACCACACTCCTTTTCACCAGGCAAGTTGCATGCAGCTACAAAGGGGACCAGAGTAAGGTCACATTTAGAAATGGCAGTGAGAGGTGACAATCAGACTTCTTCTTCAATGAATGATGCACTTAAGCACAAAATTCTTTACACTCTGAAGGAGACACCACATGCATGTACATTGAGCGATTTGCAACACAGTGTTGCAATTGGCACTAAGCAGGAAAGCCTGATCCAGTGCATCAACCAACTAGAGCATTCTGGAAAGATTAAGCGTGTCATGAGCATGCCGCCCATGTGGGGTATTAATGAGGATTCAAGGAAAAGTGACAAAGAAGGAGAGGATTTTGGGATGAATGAACTGCAAGCAGTAGGATCAAACAATAAATCTGATATTAGCAAGAGTGATGCTCTGGAAGGTGGAAGTAATGAAAATGTCAGATACAAAAAAACAGCTCCGTGCTCTGGAAAACATTCTGAGGCCAGCAAGGGAAATCAGAAGGAAGTTGAAAAAGAAGAATGTCAGGTGTCTCAACCACAAACAGTGGTCCCCGAACATGAATCGAACTGCAGTGAAAATGACAGCAGAGAAAATGCCGAAGTTGAGGAAGAACAAGGAGGAGGCCCAAATGAGGATAATCATGAAAATGTCTTAAAAGAATACCCCAGCAAAGGAGACAAAGCTTTGGAGGTAAAAGCAGATTCTTGTGATGGGTTTTGTGGAATGGAAAATAATGAACATGGTCCTTCGTCCTATGGTGTCAGGTCAGATCCACTACCACGTGTAACACCTGCTTCTCACCGCGGTTCGTCTGCTGCCGTGTCCTTTCCTGGTAATCAACCATCACGTGGACCCCCTCCACCACCCACAGCTCAATTGTATAGTACTTTGATGTCCCAGAGCAGAAGGCAGCCGGCTCCTGTCAGAATGTCCCACAGCACAAGACAGCCGAGGACTTTTTTGCGGCCACCATTTGCGCAAGAGCTTTCCAGGCAAGCAGCACCTCCACCACTGATGTCTGCATATGTTCCACGAGCCTCACAACCTTCGTTTCCAAAATCCGAATCACGTGGAAACTTTCAGCAGCCCATATTAACAAATCCAGGTCCTCTCCAACTCAAGGCAGCCCGTTTTCCTAAGCAAACAGATCCTCTTCCTCGGCAAATTTATAGGGATGACCAGGAAACCATATCGTTTCAAAGAAATCAACCTGAAGCCCTTGGCAACCAGCCAAACCCTCCAAGAAGTCAATCCCGAGCTTCTCATGGAAGTCTGCAGCAGCACGCCCCCACTTCTGTTGGTCATCCCCAGGTAAATCACTCTTCCAGTCAAGGTTCAGGTCGTATCCCCCCACCTCCCTCAGCAAACCTTTATGAGAATTTGGTCAAACGCGGTCCTCAGGCGGTGCCGACGTCGAGCCAGAATCCTTTGATCGCCTCATCGCGGCAACCGTCAAGACTAAGTGATCTCGAATCAAAGGTAATCGATTTTATGAAGGGACACAAAAAAGCGATTGAAACTCTGCAACTGGCCAGGCAGTTTGGTTTTCAGACCAAGAAACAGATTAATCCTACGTTATACAAACTGCAGTCTATAGGATTAATTTACAAGGTACACGACCAGCCCCCCACATGGAAGATACGCCAAGAAGTGAGTTCCCTGACGTTCTCTGGATCCGGAGCAGGAAATAGCAGTGAAGTTCCCCTCGATAGGAAACGAACGCACTCCGATACAGATGACACTGTGACCGTTAAAAGACACAACCCATCTAGATCTCAAGATAATCCGTCTGGTACTTCTGTTCCGAGCCATTCTGTGCATGAAATGTCTGCCCCACAAGAGTCATCAATGAGTAGACCGTCCAGCGGTCCGTGGAATCTCGAGTCAAGTCCACAAGGATACCAAGGACGTCAAAATGACCCTCCAGATGTCCTTTCCAGCGTCGCGTATGCCGCCATGAACAAAAATCCTGTTAGTGCTCTGAATGAGTACGTGCAGAAGAACAGAATGGATCTGTCTTTCGAAACTCTTGCAACACGTCCAACGTTCGCGGTTGCGGCTAAAATCAACGGTAAACTGTACCCTGCAGCAAACGCACGGAACTTGAAAGAAGCTAAACGTGAGGCCGCAGATTTTGCTTTAAGAAGCCTGCTTGGTCAAGGTGCAAATGTTGGAAGAAATGATAACACCGCGTCGTTACATATTTCTAACCCGTCTGCTAGCACGCTTAGCAAGGCTACAACACATTTTGATCGCATTGCTGCTCTCTCACACAACGCATTTCTGCAAATTGCAGCTACTATTGCCGACAAGTTTGCCGGAAGAAAGGTCGTGGCATGCATCATCATGAAGCAAGGAGATGAGGACAGTGGTAAGGTTGTTGCCGTGGGAACTGGAAACCGCTGCGTGACAGGAGAGAGGTTGAGCATGGAAGGAAACACAGTCAATGACTCTCACGCAGAAATCGTCGCCAGAAGATCCTTGATGCGGTTCTTCTATCGGCAATTGAACAGTTACCACGATGGTGGCGAATCGATTTTCGCATCGAAACAGGGCTCCTGTAAGCTAGTCTTGCGCGACGGTGTGTCATTTCATCTCTATATTAGTACAGCCCCGTGTGGTGATGGCGCCTTGTTCACGCCCCGAGAGGAATCAAGCGCAGTTCTCTCTGAACATTCAAAAGAACATAATCCTGCTTTTACATCAAAACAGCAAGGTATCCTAcgtacaaagatcgaagatggTGAAGGTACAATCCCCATCGACCCCTCTGATGGAATTCAAACATGGGATGGGCTTATGCGTGGTAAACGATTGCGCACTATGTCATGCAGTGACAAGATATGTCGCTGGAATGTCCTTGGACTTCAAGGCGCCCTCCTGAGCCACTTCCTCGAGCCGGTGTACTTGTCATCTCTCACTCTGGGATACCTGTACGATCACGGTCATCTCTCGCGTGCTGTCTGCTGTCGTCTCCAGCGCAATTGTGACCTTAACAAGCAGTTACCCGCACCTTATCACGTGAACCACCCGTGGCTAGGATGTGTGACAGCTTATGATCCACCACGTGAAACGGAAAAGACAAACAATCTGAGCGTCAATTGGTCCATTACTGACACAAGCGCAGAAGTGACAGATGGACGCACGGGTGCTTGCATGACACGGACGCACAAGGGTCCAACGCCTTCCCGCGTCTGTAAAGCTAGCCTCTATGAGTCTTTTAAGGAAATTGCTGCCAAAGTTGGCCGTCAAGAACTCGTGAATGCCGAATCCTATAGCGACGCGAAAAAGATGGCGACTGCTTTCCAGGAGGCCAAGTGGAAACTGTTCGAGCATTTTAGATCTTTGAAGTACGGTGCTTGGGTTAGTAAACCGATTGAACAAGAAATTTTCTGA
- the LOC136929024 gene encoding uncharacterized protein isoform X2 gives MGVLVVEETRNSGKESTLKKPHSFSPGKLHAATKGTRVRSHLEMAVRGDNQTSSSMNDALKHKILYTLKETPHACTLSDLQHSVAIGTKQESLIQCINQLEHSGKIKRVMSMPPMWGINEDSRKSDKEGEDFGMNELQAVGSNNKSDISKSDALEGGSNENVRYKKTAPCSGKHSEASKGNQKEVEKEECQVSQPQTVVPEHESNCSENDSRENAEVEEEQGGGPNEDNHENVLKEYPSKGDKALEVKADSCDGFCGMENNEHGPSSYGVRSDPLPRVTPASHRGSSAAVSFPGNQPSRGPPPPPTAQLYSTLMSQSRRQPAPVRMSHSTRQPRTFLRPPFAQELSRQAAPPPLMSAYVPRASQPSFPKSESRGNFQQPILTNPGPLQLKAARFPKQTDPLPRQIYRDDQETISFQRNQPEALGNQPNPPRSQSRASHGSLQQHAPTSVGHPQVNHSSSQGSGRIPPPPSANLYENLVKRGPQAVPTSSQNPLIASSRQPSRLSDLESKVIDFMKGHKKAIETLQLARQFGFQTKKQINPTLYKLQSIGLIYKVHDQPPTWKIRQEVSSLTFSGSGAGNSSEVPLDRKRTHSDTDDTVTVKRHNPSRSQDNPSGTSVPSHSVHEMSAPQESSMSRPSSGPWNLESSPQGYQGRQNDPPDVLSSVAYAAMNKNPVSALNEYVQKNRMDLSFETLATRPTFAVAAKINGKLYPAANARNLKEAKREAADFALRSLLGQGANVGRNDNTASLHISNPSASTLSKATTHFDRIAALSHNAFLQIAATIADKFAGRKVVACIIMKQGDEDSGKVVAVGTGNRCVTGERLSMEGNTVNDSHAEIVARRSLMRFFYRQLNSYHDGGESIFASKQGSCKLVLRDGVSFHLYISTAPCGDGALFTPREESSAVLSEHSKEHNPAFTSKQQGILRTKIEDGEGTIPIDPSDGIQTWDGLMRGKRLRTMSCSDKICRWNVLGLQGALLSHFLEPVYLSSLTLGYLYDHGHLSRAVCCRLQRNCDLNKQLPAPYHVNHPWLGCVTAYDPPRETEKTNNLSVNWSITDTSAEVTDGRTGACMTRTHKGPTPSRVCKASLYESFKEIAAKVGRQELVNAESYSDAKKMATAFQEAKWKLFEHFRSLKYGAWVSKPIEQEIF, from the exons ATGG GTGTTCTGGTTGTAGAGGAAACCAGGAACTCAGGAAAAGAAAGCACTTTGAAAAAACCACACTCCTTTTCACCAGGCAAGTTGCATGCAGCTACAAAGGGGACCAGAGTAAGGTCACATTTAGAAATGGCAGTGAGAGGTGACAATCAGACTTCTTCTTCAATGAATGATGCACTTAAGCACAAAATTCTTTACACTCTGAAGGAGACACCACATGCATGTACATTGAGCGATTTGCAACACAGTGTTGCAATTGGCACTAAGCAGGAAAGCCTGATCCAGTGCATCAACCAACTAGAGCATTCTGGAAAGATTAAGCGTGTCATGAGCATGCCGCCCATGTGGGGTATTAATGAGGATTCAAGGAAAAGTGACAAAGAAGGAGAGGATTTTGGGATGAATGAACTGCAAGCAGTAGGATCAAACAATAAATCTGATATTAGCAAGAGTGATGCTCTGGAAGGTGGAAGTAATGAAAATGTCAGATACAAAAAAACAGCTCCGTGCTCTGGAAAACATTCTGAGGCCAGCAAGGGAAATCAGAAGGAAGTTGAAAAAGAAGAATGTCAGGTGTCTCAACCACAAACAGTGGTCCCCGAACATGAATCGAACTGCAGTGAAAATGACAGCAGAGAAAATGCCGAAGTTGAGGAAGAACAAGGAGGAGGCCCAAATGAGGATAATCATGAAAATGTCTTAAAAGAATACCCCAGCAAAGGAGACAAAGCTTTGGAGGTAAAAGCAGATTCTTGTGATGGGTTTTGTGGAATGGAAAATAATGAACATGGTCCTTCGTCCTATGGTGTCAGGTCAGATCCACTACCACGTGTAACACCTGCTTCTCACCGCGGTTCGTCTGCTGCCGTGTCCTTTCCTGGTAATCAACCATCACGTGGACCCCCTCCACCACCCACAGCTCAATTGTATAGTACTTTGATGTCCCAGAGCAGAAGGCAGCCGGCTCCTGTCAGAATGTCCCACAGCACAAGACAGCCGAGGACTTTTTTGCGGCCACCATTTGCGCAAGAGCTTTCCAGGCAAGCAGCACCTCCACCACTGATGTCTGCATATGTTCCACGAGCCTCACAACCTTCGTTTCCAAAATCCGAATCACGTGGAAACTTTCAGCAGCCCATATTAACAAATCCAGGTCCTCTCCAACTCAAGGCAGCCCGTTTTCCTAAGCAAACAGATCCTCTTCCTCGGCAAATTTATAGGGATGACCAGGAAACCATATCGTTTCAAAGAAATCAACCTGAAGCCCTTGGCAACCAGCCAAACCCTCCAAGAAGTCAATCCCGAGCTTCTCATGGAAGTCTGCAGCAGCACGCCCCCACTTCTGTTGGTCATCCCCAGGTAAATCACTCTTCCAGTCAAGGTTCAGGTCGTATCCCCCCACCTCCCTCAGCAAACCTTTATGAGAATTTGGTCAAACGCGGTCCTCAGGCGGTGCCGACGTCGAGCCAGAATCCTTTGATCGCCTCATCGCGGCAACCGTCAAGACTAAGTGATCTCGAATCAAAGGTAATCGATTTTATGAAGGGACACAAAAAAGCGATTGAAACTCTGCAACTGGCCAGGCAGTTTGGTTTTCAGACCAAGAAACAGATTAATCCTACGTTATACAAACTGCAGTCTATAGGATTAATTTACAAGGTACACGACCAGCCCCCCACATGGAAGATACGCCAAGAAGTGAGTTCCCTGACGTTCTCTGGATCCGGAGCAGGAAATAGCAGTGAAGTTCCCCTCGATAGGAAACGAACGCACTCCGATACAGATGACACTGTGACCGTTAAAAGACACAACCCATCTAGATCTCAAGATAATCCGTCTGGTACTTCTGTTCCGAGCCATTCTGTGCATGAAATGTCTGCCCCACAAGAGTCATCAATGAGTAGACCGTCCAGCGGTCCGTGGAATCTCGAGTCAAGTCCACAAGGATACCAAGGACGTCAAAATGACCCTCCAGATGTCCTTTCCAGCGTCGCGTATGCCGCCATGAACAAAAATCCTGTTAGTGCTCTGAATGAGTACGTGCAGAAGAACAGAATGGATCTGTCTTTCGAAACTCTTGCAACACGTCCAACGTTCGCGGTTGCGGCTAAAATCAACGGTAAACTGTACCCTGCAGCAAACGCACGGAACTTGAAAGAAGCTAAACGTGAGGCCGCAGATTTTGCTTTAAGAAGCCTGCTTGGTCAAGGTGCAAATGTTGGAAGAAATGATAACACCGCGTCGTTACATATTTCTAACCCGTCTGCTAGCACGCTTAGCAAGGCTACAACACATTTTGATCGCATTGCTGCTCTCTCACACAACGCATTTCTGCAAATTGCAGCTACTATTGCCGACAAGTTTGCCGGAAGAAAGGTCGTGGCATGCATCATCATGAAGCAAGGAGATGAGGACAGTGGTAAGGTTGTTGCCGTGGGAACTGGAAACCGCTGCGTGACAGGAGAGAGGTTGAGCATGGAAGGAAACACAGTCAATGACTCTCACGCAGAAATCGTCGCCAGAAGATCCTTGATGCGGTTCTTCTATCGGCAATTGAACAGTTACCACGATGGTGGCGAATCGATTTTCGCATCGAAACAGGGCTCCTGTAAGCTAGTCTTGCGCGACGGTGTGTCATTTCATCTCTATATTAGTACAGCCCCGTGTGGTGATGGCGCCTTGTTCACGCCCCGAGAGGAATCAAGCGCAGTTCTCTCTGAACATTCAAAAGAACATAATCCTGCTTTTACATCAAAACAGCAAGGTATCCTAcgtacaaagatcgaagatggTGAAGGTACAATCCCCATCGACCCCTCTGATGGAATTCAAACATGGGATGGGCTTATGCGTGGTAAACGATTGCGCACTATGTCATGCAGTGACAAGATATGTCGCTGGAATGTCCTTGGACTTCAAGGCGCCCTCCTGAGCCACTTCCTCGAGCCGGTGTACTTGTCATCTCTCACTCTGGGATACCTGTACGATCACGGTCATCTCTCGCGTGCTGTCTGCTGTCGTCTCCAGCGCAATTGTGACCTTAACAAGCAGTTACCCGCACCTTATCACGTGAACCACCCGTGGCTAGGATGTGTGACAGCTTATGATCCACCACGTGAAACGGAAAAGACAAACAATCTGAGCGTCAATTGGTCCATTACTGACACAAGCGCAGAAGTGACAGATGGACGCACGGGTGCTTGCATGACACGGACGCACAAGGGTCCAACGCCTTCCCGCGTCTGTAAAGCTAGCCTCTATGAGTCTTTTAAGGAAATTGCTGCCAAAGTTGGCCGTCAAGAACTCGTGAATGCCGAATCCTATAGCGACGCGAAAAAGATGGCGACTGCTTTCCAGGAGGCCAAGTGGAAACTGTTCGAGCATTTTAGATCTTTGAAGTACGGTGCTTGGGTTAGTAAACCGATTGAACAAGAAATTTTCTGA
- the LOC136929024 gene encoding double-stranded RNA-specific editase Adar-like isoform X3: protein MAVRGDNQTSSSMNDALKHKILYTLKETPHACTLSDLQHSVAIGTKQESLIQCINQLEHSGKIKRVMSMPPMWGINEDSRKSDKEGEDFGMNELQAVGSNNKSDISKSDALEGGSNENVRYKKTAPCSGKHSEASKGNQKEVEKEECQVSQPQTVVPEHESNCSENDSRENAEVEEEQGGGPNEDNHENVLKEYPSKGDKALEVKADSCDGFCGMENNEHGPSSYGVRSDPLPRVTPASHRGSSAAVSFPGNQPSRGPPPPPTAQLYSTLMSQSRRQPAPVRMSHSTRQPRTFLRPPFAQELSRQAAPPPLMSAYVPRASQPSFPKSESRGNFQQPILTNPGPLQLKAARFPKQTDPLPRQIYRDDQETISFQRNQPEALGNQPNPPRSQSRASHGSLQQHAPTSVGHPQVNHSSSQGSGRIPPPPSANLYENLVKRGPQAVPTSSQNPLIASSRQPSRLSDLESKVIDFMKGHKKAIETLQLARQFGFQTKKQINPTLYKLQSIGLIYKVHDQPPTWKIRQEVSSLTFSGSGAGNSSEVPLDRKRTHSDTDDTVTVKRHNPSRSQDNPSGTSVPSHSVHEMSAPQESSMSRPSSGPWNLESSPQGYQGRQNDPPDVLSSVAYAAMNKNPVSALNEYVQKNRMDLSFETLATRPTFAVAAKINGKLYPAANARNLKEAKREAADFALRSLLGQGANVGRNDNTASLHISNPSASTLSKATTHFDRIAALSHNAFLQIAATIADKFAGRKVVACIIMKQGDEDSGKVVAVGTGNRCVTGERLSMEGNTVNDSHAEIVARRSLMRFFYRQLNSYHDGGESIFASKQGSCKLVLRDGVSFHLYISTAPCGDGALFTPREESSAVLSEHSKEHNPAFTSKQQGILRTKIEDGEGTIPIDPSDGIQTWDGLMRGKRLRTMSCSDKICRWNVLGLQGALLSHFLEPVYLSSLTLGYLYDHGHLSRAVCCRLQRNCDLNKQLPAPYHVNHPWLGCVTAYDPPRETEKTNNLSVNWSITDTSAEVTDGRTGACMTRTHKGPTPSRVCKASLYESFKEIAAKVGRQELVNAESYSDAKKMATAFQEAKWKLFEHFRSLKYGAWVSKPIEQEIF from the coding sequence ATGGCAGTGAGAGGTGACAATCAGACTTCTTCTTCAATGAATGATGCACTTAAGCACAAAATTCTTTACACTCTGAAGGAGACACCACATGCATGTACATTGAGCGATTTGCAACACAGTGTTGCAATTGGCACTAAGCAGGAAAGCCTGATCCAGTGCATCAACCAACTAGAGCATTCTGGAAAGATTAAGCGTGTCATGAGCATGCCGCCCATGTGGGGTATTAATGAGGATTCAAGGAAAAGTGACAAAGAAGGAGAGGATTTTGGGATGAATGAACTGCAAGCAGTAGGATCAAACAATAAATCTGATATTAGCAAGAGTGATGCTCTGGAAGGTGGAAGTAATGAAAATGTCAGATACAAAAAAACAGCTCCGTGCTCTGGAAAACATTCTGAGGCCAGCAAGGGAAATCAGAAGGAAGTTGAAAAAGAAGAATGTCAGGTGTCTCAACCACAAACAGTGGTCCCCGAACATGAATCGAACTGCAGTGAAAATGACAGCAGAGAAAATGCCGAAGTTGAGGAAGAACAAGGAGGAGGCCCAAATGAGGATAATCATGAAAATGTCTTAAAAGAATACCCCAGCAAAGGAGACAAAGCTTTGGAGGTAAAAGCAGATTCTTGTGATGGGTTTTGTGGAATGGAAAATAATGAACATGGTCCTTCGTCCTATGGTGTCAGGTCAGATCCACTACCACGTGTAACACCTGCTTCTCACCGCGGTTCGTCTGCTGCCGTGTCCTTTCCTGGTAATCAACCATCACGTGGACCCCCTCCACCACCCACAGCTCAATTGTATAGTACTTTGATGTCCCAGAGCAGAAGGCAGCCGGCTCCTGTCAGAATGTCCCACAGCACAAGACAGCCGAGGACTTTTTTGCGGCCACCATTTGCGCAAGAGCTTTCCAGGCAAGCAGCACCTCCACCACTGATGTCTGCATATGTTCCACGAGCCTCACAACCTTCGTTTCCAAAATCCGAATCACGTGGAAACTTTCAGCAGCCCATATTAACAAATCCAGGTCCTCTCCAACTCAAGGCAGCCCGTTTTCCTAAGCAAACAGATCCTCTTCCTCGGCAAATTTATAGGGATGACCAGGAAACCATATCGTTTCAAAGAAATCAACCTGAAGCCCTTGGCAACCAGCCAAACCCTCCAAGAAGTCAATCCCGAGCTTCTCATGGAAGTCTGCAGCAGCACGCCCCCACTTCTGTTGGTCATCCCCAGGTAAATCACTCTTCCAGTCAAGGTTCAGGTCGTATCCCCCCACCTCCCTCAGCAAACCTTTATGAGAATTTGGTCAAACGCGGTCCTCAGGCGGTGCCGACGTCGAGCCAGAATCCTTTGATCGCCTCATCGCGGCAACCGTCAAGACTAAGTGATCTCGAATCAAAGGTAATCGATTTTATGAAGGGACACAAAAAAGCGATTGAAACTCTGCAACTGGCCAGGCAGTTTGGTTTTCAGACCAAGAAACAGATTAATCCTACGTTATACAAACTGCAGTCTATAGGATTAATTTACAAGGTACACGACCAGCCCCCCACATGGAAGATACGCCAAGAAGTGAGTTCCCTGACGTTCTCTGGATCCGGAGCAGGAAATAGCAGTGAAGTTCCCCTCGATAGGAAACGAACGCACTCCGATACAGATGACACTGTGACCGTTAAAAGACACAACCCATCTAGATCTCAAGATAATCCGTCTGGTACTTCTGTTCCGAGCCATTCTGTGCATGAAATGTCTGCCCCACAAGAGTCATCAATGAGTAGACCGTCCAGCGGTCCGTGGAATCTCGAGTCAAGTCCACAAGGATACCAAGGACGTCAAAATGACCCTCCAGATGTCCTTTCCAGCGTCGCGTATGCCGCCATGAACAAAAATCCTGTTAGTGCTCTGAATGAGTACGTGCAGAAGAACAGAATGGATCTGTCTTTCGAAACTCTTGCAACACGTCCAACGTTCGCGGTTGCGGCTAAAATCAACGGTAAACTGTACCCTGCAGCAAACGCACGGAACTTGAAAGAAGCTAAACGTGAGGCCGCAGATTTTGCTTTAAGAAGCCTGCTTGGTCAAGGTGCAAATGTTGGAAGAAATGATAACACCGCGTCGTTACATATTTCTAACCCGTCTGCTAGCACGCTTAGCAAGGCTACAACACATTTTGATCGCATTGCTGCTCTCTCACACAACGCATTTCTGCAAATTGCAGCTACTATTGCCGACAAGTTTGCCGGAAGAAAGGTCGTGGCATGCATCATCATGAAGCAAGGAGATGAGGACAGTGGTAAGGTTGTTGCCGTGGGAACTGGAAACCGCTGCGTGACAGGAGAGAGGTTGAGCATGGAAGGAAACACAGTCAATGACTCTCACGCAGAAATCGTCGCCAGAAGATCCTTGATGCGGTTCTTCTATCGGCAATTGAACAGTTACCACGATGGTGGCGAATCGATTTTCGCATCGAAACAGGGCTCCTGTAAGCTAGTCTTGCGCGACGGTGTGTCATTTCATCTCTATATTAGTACAGCCCCGTGTGGTGATGGCGCCTTGTTCACGCCCCGAGAGGAATCAAGCGCAGTTCTCTCTGAACATTCAAAAGAACATAATCCTGCTTTTACATCAAAACAGCAAGGTATCCTAcgtacaaagatcgaagatggTGAAGGTACAATCCCCATCGACCCCTCTGATGGAATTCAAACATGGGATGGGCTTATGCGTGGTAAACGATTGCGCACTATGTCATGCAGTGACAAGATATGTCGCTGGAATGTCCTTGGACTTCAAGGCGCCCTCCTGAGCCACTTCCTCGAGCCGGTGTACTTGTCATCTCTCACTCTGGGATACCTGTACGATCACGGTCATCTCTCGCGTGCTGTCTGCTGTCGTCTCCAGCGCAATTGTGACCTTAACAAGCAGTTACCCGCACCTTATCACGTGAACCACCCGTGGCTAGGATGTGTGACAGCTTATGATCCACCACGTGAAACGGAAAAGACAAACAATCTGAGCGTCAATTGGTCCATTACTGACACAAGCGCAGAAGTGACAGATGGACGCACGGGTGCTTGCATGACACGGACGCACAAGGGTCCAACGCCTTCCCGCGTCTGTAAAGCTAGCCTCTATGAGTCTTTTAAGGAAATTGCTGCCAAAGTTGGCCGTCAAGAACTCGTGAATGCCGAATCCTATAGCGACGCGAAAAAGATGGCGACTGCTTTCCAGGAGGCCAAGTGGAAACTGTTCGAGCATTTTAGATCTTTGAAGTACGGTGCTTGGGTTAGTAAACCGATTGAACAAGAAATTTTCTGA